The proteins below come from a single Magallana gigas chromosome 10, xbMagGiga1.1, whole genome shotgun sequence genomic window:
- the LOC105348277 gene encoding 5'-AMP-activated protein kinase subunit gamma-1 isoform X17 — MPLLEQGVNDATNCNDHPEGDYRPRAGSTGFRGLFNKNKQRKQSGDDMKHSPSTSAKVKSFFAETFRPRSKSDLSGVKKPGKRHHSAKMDQSMDESHLRDSISPGKMEQCSPPGGGLPPGVPNPKGDHMSPMGQLLGGQLDDHNKNRHSSGQVEFMDRFRTRSNSDSRAKPPKWKLTQQRSISPTQERTLSPRKTSNANEPKSAPPNMKGSFLNHDHTHAIIYKSDPPVRFNLEGDLPEISNMEIEDLDENIDQAFAKFMRAHKCYDLIPTSAKLVIFDTQLNVKKAFFALVYNGVRAAPLWDTSKQDYVGMLTITDFINILHKYYKSPLIKMEELENHKIQTWREELKDKQRPFVCIEPDANLYQAIKTLITSKVHRLPVVDRVSGNALYVLTHKRILRFLYIYINELPKPGYMRQSLEELSIGTYENLVKATPKTPIIKALNMFVDHHISALPICDADGRVINIYAKFDVINLAAEKTYNDLDITIEQALQHKTQESWFEGVVTCKKNDTLEVVIEKIVKAEVHRLIVVDDEQRMFGVVSLSDILNYLILKPFGDFVSKKS; from the exons ATGCCGCTGTTGGAACAGGGCGTCAATGATGCCACGAATTGTAACGACCATCCAGAGGGTGACTATCGACCCCGCGCTGGCTCTACTGGATTCAGGGGGCTgttcaacaaaaacaaacaacgcAAACAGTCAGGTGATGACATGAAACACTCCCCCTCCACATCCGCCAAAGTGAAAAGTTTCTTTGCAGAAACTTTCCGACCAAGATCAAAATCAGACCTTTCCGGGGTGAAAAAGCCCGGTAAACGACATCACAGTGCCAAAATGGATCAGTCTATGGACGAGAGTCATTTACGAGATTCTATTTCACCCGGGAAAATGGAACAGTGTAGTCCGCCCGGGGGAGGGTTACCCCCAGGGGTTCCCAACCCTAAGGGGGATCACATGTCCCCGATGGGTCAATTGTTGGGAGGTCAGTTGGATGACCATAACAAAAACAGGCATTCCTCAGGGCAGGTCGAGTTCATGGACAGGTTTAGAACGCGGTCTAATTCAGATTCTAGGGCCAAACCTCCAAAATGGAAACTTACTCAACAG AGAAGCATAAGTCCTACTCAAGAACGTACCT TATCTCCTAGAAAGACGTCCAATGCCAATGAACCAAAATCAGCTCCGCCCAACATGAAAGGTTCATTCCTTAACCACGATCACACTCATGCAATCATCTACAAATCGGACCCCCCAGTGCGG TTTAATCTGGAAGGGGATCTACCTGAAATATCGAACATGGAGATTGAGGATTTAG atGAAAACATTGACCAAGCATTTGCTAAATTTATGCGAGCACATAAGTGTTATGACTTAATTCCAACCAGTGCCAAATTAGTCATATTTGACACACAGTTGAAT GTGAAGAAGGCTTTCTTTGCGTTGGTGTACAATGGTGTGAGGGCAGCCCCTCTCTGGGACACCTCCAAACAGGACTACGTGGGCATGCTGACCATCACCGACTTCATCAACATCCTACACAAGTACTACAAGTCCCCCCTCATCAAGATGGAGGAGTTGGAGAACCACAAGATCCAGACGTGGCGCGAGGAGCTGAAGGACAAACAGCGGCCGTTTGTGTGTATCGAGCCGGACGCTAACCTGTACCAGGCCATCAAGACCCTCATCACCTCCAAGGTCCACCGCCTGCCGGTGGTAGACAGGGTCTCAGGCAACGCCCTCTATGTCCTTACCCACAAACGAATCCTCAGGTTCCTTTACATCTAT ATCAATGAGTTGCCAAAGCCTGGATACATGAGACAGAGTTTGGAGGAACTGTCCATAGGCACCTATGAAAACCTGGTCAAA GCCACTCCTAAGACACCGATCATCAAGGCCCTGAACATGTTTGTGGATCACCACATCTCAGCCCTGCCCATCTGTGATGCCGACGGTCGTGTCATCAACATCTACGCCAAATTTGATGTCATT aACTTGGCCGCAGAGAAGACAtacaatgaccttgacattacgATAGAGCAGGCTTTGCAGCACAAGACCCAG GAGAGCTGGTTTGAGGGGGTGGTGACCTGTAAAAAGAACGATACTCTGGAAGTGGTGATAGAAAAGATTGTCAAAGCGGAG
- the LOC105348277 gene encoding 5'-AMP-activated protein kinase subunit gamma-1 isoform X7, with translation MSSLYVQCLKSRVEKAWKEEMANNHKKVDHLHTEKRDHVPVHHHHRKRACHHADHVQDLGNFAMPLLEQGVNDATNCNDHPEGDYRPRAGSTGFRGLFNKNKQRKQSGDDMKHSPSTSAKVKSFFAETFRPRSKSDLSGVKKPGKRHHSAKMDQSMDESHLRDSISPGKMEQCSPPGGGLPPGVPNPKGDHMSPMGQLLGGQLDDHNKNRHSSGQVEFMDRFRTRSNSDSRAKPPKWKLTQQRSISPTQERTLSPRKTSNANEPKSAPPNMKGSFLNHDHTHAIIYKSDPPVRFNLEGDLPEISNMEIEDLDENIDQAFAKFMRAHKCYDLIPTSAKLVIFDTQLNVKKAFFALVYNGVRAAPLWDTSKQDYVGMLTITDFINILHKYYKSPLIKMEELENHKIQTWREELKDKQRPFVCIEPDANLYQAIKTLITSKVHRLPVVDRVSGNALYVLTHKRILRFLYIYINELPKPGYMRQSLEELSIGTYENLVKATPKTPIIKALNMFVDHHISALPICDADGRVINIYAKFDVINLAAEKTYNDLDITIEQALQHKTQESWFEGVVTCKKNDTLEVVIEKIVKAEVHRLIVVDDEQRMFGVVSLSDILNYLILKPFGDFVSKKS, from the exons ATGTCTAGTCTGTATGTGCAGTGTTTGAAATCGAGGGTTGAAAAAGCATGGAAAGAGGAAATGGCAAACAATCATAAGAAAGTGGATCACCTGCACACAGAGAAGAGGGACCACGTCCCCGTTCATCATCACCACAGAAAAAGGGCATGTCATCATGCTGACCATGTACAG GACCTTGGAAACTTCGCCATGCCGCTGTTGGAACAGGGCGTCAATGATGCCACGAATTGTAACGACCATCCAGAGGGTGACTATCGACCCCGCGCTGGCTCTACTGGATTCAGGGGGCTgttcaacaaaaacaaacaacgcAAACAGTCAGGTGATGACATGAAACACTCCCCCTCCACATCCGCCAAAGTGAAAAGTTTCTTTGCAGAAACTTTCCGACCAAGATCAAAATCAGACCTTTCCGGGGTGAAAAAGCCCGGTAAACGACATCACAGTGCCAAAATGGATCAGTCTATGGACGAGAGTCATTTACGAGATTCTATTTCACCCGGGAAAATGGAACAGTGTAGTCCGCCCGGGGGAGGGTTACCCCCAGGGGTTCCCAACCCTAAGGGGGATCACATGTCCCCGATGGGTCAATTGTTGGGAGGTCAGTTGGATGACCATAACAAAAACAGGCATTCCTCAGGGCAGGTCGAGTTCATGGACAGGTTTAGAACGCGGTCTAATTCAGATTCTAGGGCCAAACCTCCAAAATGGAAACTTACTCAACAG AGAAGCATAAGTCCTACTCAAGAACGTACCT TATCTCCTAGAAAGACGTCCAATGCCAATGAACCAAAATCAGCTCCGCCCAACATGAAAGGTTCATTCCTTAACCACGATCACACTCATGCAATCATCTACAAATCGGACCCCCCAGTGCGG TTTAATCTGGAAGGGGATCTACCTGAAATATCGAACATGGAGATTGAGGATTTAG atGAAAACATTGACCAAGCATTTGCTAAATTTATGCGAGCACATAAGTGTTATGACTTAATTCCAACCAGTGCCAAATTAGTCATATTTGACACACAGTTGAAT GTGAAGAAGGCTTTCTTTGCGTTGGTGTACAATGGTGTGAGGGCAGCCCCTCTCTGGGACACCTCCAAACAGGACTACGTGGGCATGCTGACCATCACCGACTTCATCAACATCCTACACAAGTACTACAAGTCCCCCCTCATCAAGATGGAGGAGTTGGAGAACCACAAGATCCAGACGTGGCGCGAGGAGCTGAAGGACAAACAGCGGCCGTTTGTGTGTATCGAGCCGGACGCTAACCTGTACCAGGCCATCAAGACCCTCATCACCTCCAAGGTCCACCGCCTGCCGGTGGTAGACAGGGTCTCAGGCAACGCCCTCTATGTCCTTACCCACAAACGAATCCTCAGGTTCCTTTACATCTAT ATCAATGAGTTGCCAAAGCCTGGATACATGAGACAGAGTTTGGAGGAACTGTCCATAGGCACCTATGAAAACCTGGTCAAA GCCACTCCTAAGACACCGATCATCAAGGCCCTGAACATGTTTGTGGATCACCACATCTCAGCCCTGCCCATCTGTGATGCCGACGGTCGTGTCATCAACATCTACGCCAAATTTGATGTCATT aACTTGGCCGCAGAGAAGACAtacaatgaccttgacattacgATAGAGCAGGCTTTGCAGCACAAGACCCAG GAGAGCTGGTTTGAGGGGGTGGTGACCTGTAAAAAGAACGATACTCTGGAAGTGGTGATAGAAAAGATTGTCAAAGCGGAG
- the LOC105348277 gene encoding 5'-AMP-activated protein kinase subunit gamma-1 isoform X15 — translation MTKDLGNFAMPLLEQGVNDATNCNDHPEGDYRPRAGSTGFRGLFNKNKQRKQSGDDMKHSPSTSAKVKSFFAETFRPRSKSDLSGVKKPGKRHHSAKMDQSMDESHLRDSISPGKMEQCSPPGGGLPPGVPNPKGDHMSPMGQLLGGQLDDHNKNRHSSGQVEFMDRFRTRSNSDSRAKPPKWKLTQQRSISPTQERTLSPRKTSNANEPKSAPPNMKGSFLNHDHTHAIIYKSDPPVRFNLEGDLPEISNMEIEDLDENIDQAFAKFMRAHKCYDLIPTSAKLVIFDTQLNVKKAFFALVYNGVRAAPLWDTSKQDYVGMLTITDFINILHKYYKSPLIKMEELENHKIQTWREELKDKQRPFVCIEPDANLYQAIKTLITSKVHRLPVVDRVSGNALYVLTHKRILRFLYIYINELPKPGYMRQSLEELSIGTYENLVKATPKTPIIKALNMFVDHHISALPICDADGRVINIYAKFDVINLAAEKTYNDLDITIEQALQHKTQESWFEGVVTCKKNDTLEVVIEKIVKAEVHRLIVVDDEQRMFGVVSLSDILNYLILKPFGDFVSKKS, via the exons ATGACAAAG GACCTTGGAAACTTCGCCATGCCGCTGTTGGAACAGGGCGTCAATGATGCCACGAATTGTAACGACCATCCAGAGGGTGACTATCGACCCCGCGCTGGCTCTACTGGATTCAGGGGGCTgttcaacaaaaacaaacaacgcAAACAGTCAGGTGATGACATGAAACACTCCCCCTCCACATCCGCCAAAGTGAAAAGTTTCTTTGCAGAAACTTTCCGACCAAGATCAAAATCAGACCTTTCCGGGGTGAAAAAGCCCGGTAAACGACATCACAGTGCCAAAATGGATCAGTCTATGGACGAGAGTCATTTACGAGATTCTATTTCACCCGGGAAAATGGAACAGTGTAGTCCGCCCGGGGGAGGGTTACCCCCAGGGGTTCCCAACCCTAAGGGGGATCACATGTCCCCGATGGGTCAATTGTTGGGAGGTCAGTTGGATGACCATAACAAAAACAGGCATTCCTCAGGGCAGGTCGAGTTCATGGACAGGTTTAGAACGCGGTCTAATTCAGATTCTAGGGCCAAACCTCCAAAATGGAAACTTACTCAACAG AGAAGCATAAGTCCTACTCAAGAACGTACCT TATCTCCTAGAAAGACGTCCAATGCCAATGAACCAAAATCAGCTCCGCCCAACATGAAAGGTTCATTCCTTAACCACGATCACACTCATGCAATCATCTACAAATCGGACCCCCCAGTGCGG TTTAATCTGGAAGGGGATCTACCTGAAATATCGAACATGGAGATTGAGGATTTAG atGAAAACATTGACCAAGCATTTGCTAAATTTATGCGAGCACATAAGTGTTATGACTTAATTCCAACCAGTGCCAAATTAGTCATATTTGACACACAGTTGAAT GTGAAGAAGGCTTTCTTTGCGTTGGTGTACAATGGTGTGAGGGCAGCCCCTCTCTGGGACACCTCCAAACAGGACTACGTGGGCATGCTGACCATCACCGACTTCATCAACATCCTACACAAGTACTACAAGTCCCCCCTCATCAAGATGGAGGAGTTGGAGAACCACAAGATCCAGACGTGGCGCGAGGAGCTGAAGGACAAACAGCGGCCGTTTGTGTGTATCGAGCCGGACGCTAACCTGTACCAGGCCATCAAGACCCTCATCACCTCCAAGGTCCACCGCCTGCCGGTGGTAGACAGGGTCTCAGGCAACGCCCTCTATGTCCTTACCCACAAACGAATCCTCAGGTTCCTTTACATCTAT ATCAATGAGTTGCCAAAGCCTGGATACATGAGACAGAGTTTGGAGGAACTGTCCATAGGCACCTATGAAAACCTGGTCAAA GCCACTCCTAAGACACCGATCATCAAGGCCCTGAACATGTTTGTGGATCACCACATCTCAGCCCTGCCCATCTGTGATGCCGACGGTCGTGTCATCAACATCTACGCCAAATTTGATGTCATT aACTTGGCCGCAGAGAAGACAtacaatgaccttgacattacgATAGAGCAGGCTTTGCAGCACAAGACCCAG GAGAGCTGGTTTGAGGGGGTGGTGACCTGTAAAAAGAACGATACTCTGGAAGTGGTGATAGAAAAGATTGTCAAAGCGGAG
- the LOC105348277 gene encoding 5'-AMP-activated protein kinase subunit gamma-1 isoform X10, with protein sequence MLLRQLFTKCIECHSQKDQAERGAKASSTQRPHGRRGTRGGVQRKDLGNFAMPLLEQGVNDATNCNDHPEGDYRPRAGSTGFRGLFNKNKQRKQSGDDMKHSPSTSAKVKSFFAETFRPRSKSDLSGVKKPGKRHHSAKMDQSMDESHLRDSISPGKMEQCSPPGGGLPPGVPNPKGDHMSPMGQLLGGQLDDHNKNRHSSGQVEFMDRFRTRSNSDSRAKPPKWKLTQQRSISPTQERTLSPRKTSNANEPKSAPPNMKGSFLNHDHTHAIIYKSDPPVRFNLEGDLPEISNMEIEDLDENIDQAFAKFMRAHKCYDLIPTSAKLVIFDTQLNVKKAFFALVYNGVRAAPLWDTSKQDYVGMLTITDFINILHKYYKSPLIKMEELENHKIQTWREELKDKQRPFVCIEPDANLYQAIKTLITSKVHRLPVVDRVSGNALYVLTHKRILRFLYIYINELPKPGYMRQSLEELSIGTYENLVKATPKTPIIKALNMFVDHHISALPICDADGRVINIYAKFDVINLAAEKTYNDLDITIEQALQHKTQESWFEGVVTCKKNDTLEVVIEKIVKAEVHRLIVVDDEQRMFGVVSLSDILNYLILKPFGDFVSKKS encoded by the exons ATGCTGTTACGGCAGCTTTTTACAAAGTGTATCGAGTGTCATTCGCAAAAGGACCAGGCCGAAAGGGGGGCGAAGGCCAGCTCCACCCAAAGGCCACATGGAAGACGGGGGACCAGGGGAGGGGTCCAGAGGAAA GACCTTGGAAACTTCGCCATGCCGCTGTTGGAACAGGGCGTCAATGATGCCACGAATTGTAACGACCATCCAGAGGGTGACTATCGACCCCGCGCTGGCTCTACTGGATTCAGGGGGCTgttcaacaaaaacaaacaacgcAAACAGTCAGGTGATGACATGAAACACTCCCCCTCCACATCCGCCAAAGTGAAAAGTTTCTTTGCAGAAACTTTCCGACCAAGATCAAAATCAGACCTTTCCGGGGTGAAAAAGCCCGGTAAACGACATCACAGTGCCAAAATGGATCAGTCTATGGACGAGAGTCATTTACGAGATTCTATTTCACCCGGGAAAATGGAACAGTGTAGTCCGCCCGGGGGAGGGTTACCCCCAGGGGTTCCCAACCCTAAGGGGGATCACATGTCCCCGATGGGTCAATTGTTGGGAGGTCAGTTGGATGACCATAACAAAAACAGGCATTCCTCAGGGCAGGTCGAGTTCATGGACAGGTTTAGAACGCGGTCTAATTCAGATTCTAGGGCCAAACCTCCAAAATGGAAACTTACTCAACAG AGAAGCATAAGTCCTACTCAAGAACGTACCT TATCTCCTAGAAAGACGTCCAATGCCAATGAACCAAAATCAGCTCCGCCCAACATGAAAGGTTCATTCCTTAACCACGATCACACTCATGCAATCATCTACAAATCGGACCCCCCAGTGCGG TTTAATCTGGAAGGGGATCTACCTGAAATATCGAACATGGAGATTGAGGATTTAG atGAAAACATTGACCAAGCATTTGCTAAATTTATGCGAGCACATAAGTGTTATGACTTAATTCCAACCAGTGCCAAATTAGTCATATTTGACACACAGTTGAAT GTGAAGAAGGCTTTCTTTGCGTTGGTGTACAATGGTGTGAGGGCAGCCCCTCTCTGGGACACCTCCAAACAGGACTACGTGGGCATGCTGACCATCACCGACTTCATCAACATCCTACACAAGTACTACAAGTCCCCCCTCATCAAGATGGAGGAGTTGGAGAACCACAAGATCCAGACGTGGCGCGAGGAGCTGAAGGACAAACAGCGGCCGTTTGTGTGTATCGAGCCGGACGCTAACCTGTACCAGGCCATCAAGACCCTCATCACCTCCAAGGTCCACCGCCTGCCGGTGGTAGACAGGGTCTCAGGCAACGCCCTCTATGTCCTTACCCACAAACGAATCCTCAGGTTCCTTTACATCTAT ATCAATGAGTTGCCAAAGCCTGGATACATGAGACAGAGTTTGGAGGAACTGTCCATAGGCACCTATGAAAACCTGGTCAAA GCCACTCCTAAGACACCGATCATCAAGGCCCTGAACATGTTTGTGGATCACCACATCTCAGCCCTGCCCATCTGTGATGCCGACGGTCGTGTCATCAACATCTACGCCAAATTTGATGTCATT aACTTGGCCGCAGAGAAGACAtacaatgaccttgacattacgATAGAGCAGGCTTTGCAGCACAAGACCCAG GAGAGCTGGTTTGAGGGGGTGGTGACCTGTAAAAAGAACGATACTCTGGAAGTGGTGATAGAAAAGATTGTCAAAGCGGAG
- the LOC105348277 gene encoding 5'-AMP-activated protein kinase subunit gamma-1 isoform X13 translates to MVSEIDLGNFAMPLLEQGVNDATNCNDHPEGDYRPRAGSTGFRGLFNKNKQRKQSGDDMKHSPSTSAKVKSFFAETFRPRSKSDLSGVKKPGKRHHSAKMDQSMDESHLRDSISPGKMEQCSPPGGGLPPGVPNPKGDHMSPMGQLLGGQLDDHNKNRHSSGQVEFMDRFRTRSNSDSRAKPPKWKLTQQRSISPTQERTLSPRKTSNANEPKSAPPNMKGSFLNHDHTHAIIYKSDPPVRFNLEGDLPEISNMEIEDLDENIDQAFAKFMRAHKCYDLIPTSAKLVIFDTQLNVKKAFFALVYNGVRAAPLWDTSKQDYVGMLTITDFINILHKYYKSPLIKMEELENHKIQTWREELKDKQRPFVCIEPDANLYQAIKTLITSKVHRLPVVDRVSGNALYVLTHKRILRFLYIYINELPKPGYMRQSLEELSIGTYENLVKATPKTPIIKALNMFVDHHISALPICDADGRVINIYAKFDVINLAAEKTYNDLDITIEQALQHKTQESWFEGVVTCKKNDTLEVVIEKIVKAEVHRLIVVDDEQRMFGVVSLSDILNYLILKPFGDFVSKKS, encoded by the exons ATGGTCTCAGAAATA GACCTTGGAAACTTCGCCATGCCGCTGTTGGAACAGGGCGTCAATGATGCCACGAATTGTAACGACCATCCAGAGGGTGACTATCGACCCCGCGCTGGCTCTACTGGATTCAGGGGGCTgttcaacaaaaacaaacaacgcAAACAGTCAGGTGATGACATGAAACACTCCCCCTCCACATCCGCCAAAGTGAAAAGTTTCTTTGCAGAAACTTTCCGACCAAGATCAAAATCAGACCTTTCCGGGGTGAAAAAGCCCGGTAAACGACATCACAGTGCCAAAATGGATCAGTCTATGGACGAGAGTCATTTACGAGATTCTATTTCACCCGGGAAAATGGAACAGTGTAGTCCGCCCGGGGGAGGGTTACCCCCAGGGGTTCCCAACCCTAAGGGGGATCACATGTCCCCGATGGGTCAATTGTTGGGAGGTCAGTTGGATGACCATAACAAAAACAGGCATTCCTCAGGGCAGGTCGAGTTCATGGACAGGTTTAGAACGCGGTCTAATTCAGATTCTAGGGCCAAACCTCCAAAATGGAAACTTACTCAACAG AGAAGCATAAGTCCTACTCAAGAACGTACCT TATCTCCTAGAAAGACGTCCAATGCCAATGAACCAAAATCAGCTCCGCCCAACATGAAAGGTTCATTCCTTAACCACGATCACACTCATGCAATCATCTACAAATCGGACCCCCCAGTGCGG TTTAATCTGGAAGGGGATCTACCTGAAATATCGAACATGGAGATTGAGGATTTAG atGAAAACATTGACCAAGCATTTGCTAAATTTATGCGAGCACATAAGTGTTATGACTTAATTCCAACCAGTGCCAAATTAGTCATATTTGACACACAGTTGAAT GTGAAGAAGGCTTTCTTTGCGTTGGTGTACAATGGTGTGAGGGCAGCCCCTCTCTGGGACACCTCCAAACAGGACTACGTGGGCATGCTGACCATCACCGACTTCATCAACATCCTACACAAGTACTACAAGTCCCCCCTCATCAAGATGGAGGAGTTGGAGAACCACAAGATCCAGACGTGGCGCGAGGAGCTGAAGGACAAACAGCGGCCGTTTGTGTGTATCGAGCCGGACGCTAACCTGTACCAGGCCATCAAGACCCTCATCACCTCCAAGGTCCACCGCCTGCCGGTGGTAGACAGGGTCTCAGGCAACGCCCTCTATGTCCTTACCCACAAACGAATCCTCAGGTTCCTTTACATCTAT ATCAATGAGTTGCCAAAGCCTGGATACATGAGACAGAGTTTGGAGGAACTGTCCATAGGCACCTATGAAAACCTGGTCAAA GCCACTCCTAAGACACCGATCATCAAGGCCCTGAACATGTTTGTGGATCACCACATCTCAGCCCTGCCCATCTGTGATGCCGACGGTCGTGTCATCAACATCTACGCCAAATTTGATGTCATT aACTTGGCCGCAGAGAAGACAtacaatgaccttgacattacgATAGAGCAGGCTTTGCAGCACAAGACCCAG GAGAGCTGGTTTGAGGGGGTGGTGACCTGTAAAAAGAACGATACTCTGGAAGTGGTGATAGAAAAGATTGTCAAAGCGGAG
- the LOC105348277 gene encoding 5'-AMP-activated protein kinase subunit gamma-1 isoform X14: protein MAKDLGNFAMPLLEQGVNDATNCNDHPEGDYRPRAGSTGFRGLFNKNKQRKQSGDDMKHSPSTSAKVKSFFAETFRPRSKSDLSGVKKPGKRHHSAKMDQSMDESHLRDSISPGKMEQCSPPGGGLPPGVPNPKGDHMSPMGQLLGGQLDDHNKNRHSSGQVEFMDRFRTRSNSDSRAKPPKWKLTQQRSISPTQERTLSPRKTSNANEPKSAPPNMKGSFLNHDHTHAIIYKSDPPVRFNLEGDLPEISNMEIEDLDENIDQAFAKFMRAHKCYDLIPTSAKLVIFDTQLNVKKAFFALVYNGVRAAPLWDTSKQDYVGMLTITDFINILHKYYKSPLIKMEELENHKIQTWREELKDKQRPFVCIEPDANLYQAIKTLITSKVHRLPVVDRVSGNALYVLTHKRILRFLYIYINELPKPGYMRQSLEELSIGTYENLVKATPKTPIIKALNMFVDHHISALPICDADGRVINIYAKFDVINLAAEKTYNDLDITIEQALQHKTQESWFEGVVTCKKNDTLEVVIEKIVKAEVHRLIVVDDEQRMFGVVSLSDILNYLILKPFGDFVSKKS from the exons GACCTTGGAAACTTCGCCATGCCGCTGTTGGAACAGGGCGTCAATGATGCCACGAATTGTAACGACCATCCAGAGGGTGACTATCGACCCCGCGCTGGCTCTACTGGATTCAGGGGGCTgttcaacaaaaacaaacaacgcAAACAGTCAGGTGATGACATGAAACACTCCCCCTCCACATCCGCCAAAGTGAAAAGTTTCTTTGCAGAAACTTTCCGACCAAGATCAAAATCAGACCTTTCCGGGGTGAAAAAGCCCGGTAAACGACATCACAGTGCCAAAATGGATCAGTCTATGGACGAGAGTCATTTACGAGATTCTATTTCACCCGGGAAAATGGAACAGTGTAGTCCGCCCGGGGGAGGGTTACCCCCAGGGGTTCCCAACCCTAAGGGGGATCACATGTCCCCGATGGGTCAATTGTTGGGAGGTCAGTTGGATGACCATAACAAAAACAGGCATTCCTCAGGGCAGGTCGAGTTCATGGACAGGTTTAGAACGCGGTCTAATTCAGATTCTAGGGCCAAACCTCCAAAATGGAAACTTACTCAACAG AGAAGCATAAGTCCTACTCAAGAACGTACCT TATCTCCTAGAAAGACGTCCAATGCCAATGAACCAAAATCAGCTCCGCCCAACATGAAAGGTTCATTCCTTAACCACGATCACACTCATGCAATCATCTACAAATCGGACCCCCCAGTGCGG TTTAATCTGGAAGGGGATCTACCTGAAATATCGAACATGGAGATTGAGGATTTAG atGAAAACATTGACCAAGCATTTGCTAAATTTATGCGAGCACATAAGTGTTATGACTTAATTCCAACCAGTGCCAAATTAGTCATATTTGACACACAGTTGAAT GTGAAGAAGGCTTTCTTTGCGTTGGTGTACAATGGTGTGAGGGCAGCCCCTCTCTGGGACACCTCCAAACAGGACTACGTGGGCATGCTGACCATCACCGACTTCATCAACATCCTACACAAGTACTACAAGTCCCCCCTCATCAAGATGGAGGAGTTGGAGAACCACAAGATCCAGACGTGGCGCGAGGAGCTGAAGGACAAACAGCGGCCGTTTGTGTGTATCGAGCCGGACGCTAACCTGTACCAGGCCATCAAGACCCTCATCACCTCCAAGGTCCACCGCCTGCCGGTGGTAGACAGGGTCTCAGGCAACGCCCTCTATGTCCTTACCCACAAACGAATCCTCAGGTTCCTTTACATCTAT ATCAATGAGTTGCCAAAGCCTGGATACATGAGACAGAGTTTGGAGGAACTGTCCATAGGCACCTATGAAAACCTGGTCAAA GCCACTCCTAAGACACCGATCATCAAGGCCCTGAACATGTTTGTGGATCACCACATCTCAGCCCTGCCCATCTGTGATGCCGACGGTCGTGTCATCAACATCTACGCCAAATTTGATGTCATT aACTTGGCCGCAGAGAAGACAtacaatgaccttgacattacgATAGAGCAGGCTTTGCAGCACAAGACCCAG GAGAGCTGGTTTGAGGGGGTGGTGACCTGTAAAAAGAACGATACTCTGGAAGTGGTGATAGAAAAGATTGTCAAAGCGGAG